In the genome of Eggerthella sp. YY7918, one region contains:
- a CDS encoding helix-turn-helix domain-containing protein yields the protein MVAELAEIGLRIKGLREACDVTREEMAAELEVPLETYVRWEETGDDVPISAIYHMAHHFGVEFTEILTGTAAKLDTYQVVRWGEGREVDRYPGYHFEDLAWRYTGKIMQPLLVVLDPTDEPAKLVTHTGQEFNLVVEGTVVVTWCDKEFELNAGDSIYFNPEYPHGQRCGGDVPAKFVTIIAE from the coding sequence ATGGTAGCTGAACTGGCCGAGATTGGCTTGCGTATCAAAGGCCTGCGCGAGGCGTGCGATGTCACGCGCGAGGAAATGGCGGCCGAGCTTGAGGTGCCGCTGGAGACCTACGTGCGCTGGGAAGAGACGGGTGACGATGTGCCCATCTCTGCCATCTATCACATGGCGCACCATTTCGGTGTAGAGTTTACCGAGATACTTACTGGCACGGCGGCGAAACTTGATACCTACCAGGTGGTACGCTGGGGAGAGGGTCGCGAAGTGGACCGCTATCCGGGCTACCACTTCGAGGATTTGGCGTGGCGCTACACCGGAAAGATCATGCAGCCGCTTCTGGTGGTGCTTGATCCAACTGATGAGCCGGCGAAACTCGTAACCCATACCGGCCAGGAGTTTAACCTCGTGGTTGAGGGTACTGTGGTGGTCACGTGGTGTGACAAGGAGTTTGAACTCAACGCTGGTGACAGCATCTATTTCAATCCGGAGTATCCCCACGGCCAGCGCTGCGGCGGGGATGTCCCGGCTAAGTTTGTAACGATTATTGCGGAGTGA
- a CDS encoding APC family permease yields the protein MAQKASAPTSTPNKTTDRRRDRRAAATRHPAPTKTTAGVPRISQATHDKGPQLKRVLTVPDMIVYGLIFMVPIAPFGIYGGVFNESGGMPALVYLVGTLAMVFTALSYGMLIREWPVSGSVYAYTSRGLGKGIGFVSGWTLLLDYLLIPVLLYVVASTALAGIVPEVPAWAFSVIFVIANTFVNVRGIALTDIVNRIALILEILVLAVFVVLGIRWLISDPASHGFTIDPIFNPSTFDPNLVMSAVSLGVLSFLGFDGIATLSEEAKDGRRGPGRAMMASLAIVGSLFVLQTYIAGCISPDGAVFAHDEKNAFYLVAQLVGGRWLYVVCAVATALSWGIFTALAAQTAVSRILFAMGRDGGLPHALAKVHPKFRTPYVASLFVGLLTLVLVLTFGQLGSDTISLFVNFGALTAFLLLHVTVIGYFFIKKRDGRWVAHLLVPLIGIAVIGYTWWSLDVPAKVLGLVWMAVGICYYLVLHYVLKRDVKLGG from the coding sequence ATGGCGCAGAAAGCCTCTGCTCCCACGTCAACACCGAATAAGACCACCGATCGCAGGCGCGATCGGCGTGCTGCAGCAACTAGGCATCCCGCACCGACGAAGACGACCGCAGGTGTGCCGCGTATTTCTCAGGCGACACACGATAAAGGGCCGCAGCTCAAGCGCGTGCTCACCGTGCCCGACATGATAGTGTACGGACTCATCTTCATGGTGCCCATTGCACCGTTCGGCATTTATGGCGGAGTGTTTAACGAATCGGGCGGCATGCCGGCTTTGGTGTATTTGGTCGGCACGCTCGCCATGGTGTTCACGGCGCTTTCCTACGGCATGCTTATCCGCGAATGGCCCGTATCGGGGTCGGTGTATGCCTATACCTCGCGCGGGTTAGGCAAAGGAATCGGGTTCGTATCAGGCTGGACGCTGCTGCTTGACTACCTGCTGATTCCTGTGCTTTTGTATGTGGTGGCGTCCACGGCGCTTGCCGGCATTGTGCCCGAAGTGCCCGCCTGGGCGTTCTCCGTTATCTTTGTGATTGCTAACACGTTTGTAAATGTGCGCGGTATTGCGCTCACCGACATCGTAAACCGCATCGCGCTCATTTTGGAAATACTTGTGCTTGCGGTATTCGTGGTGCTGGGTATCCGCTGGCTTATCAGCGATCCGGCCTCACATGGCTTCACGATCGATCCTATTTTCAATCCGTCCACGTTTGACCCGAATCTTGTTATGAGCGCGGTGTCGCTTGGAGTGCTCTCGTTTTTGGGTTTTGATGGCATCGCTACGCTCTCTGAAGAGGCCAAGGATGGCCGGCGCGGGCCGGGGCGCGCCATGATGGCTTCGCTTGCCATCGTGGGATCGCTCTTCGTGTTGCAGACCTATATTGCCGGGTGTATTAGCCCCGATGGAGCGGTGTTTGCCCATGATGAGAAGAACGCGTTCTACCTGGTAGCCCAATTAGTAGGCGGACGCTGGCTCTATGTGGTATGCGCCGTAGCAACGGCTCTTTCCTGGGGCATTTTCACGGCGCTTGCAGCGCAGACGGCCGTTTCACGCATCCTGTTTGCCATGGGGCGCGACGGCGGGCTGCCGCACGCGTTGGCGAAGGTGCACCCGAAATTCCGCACTCCGTATGTGGCCTCCCTTTTCGTAGGCCTGCTGACGCTCGTGCTGGTGCTCACATTTGGACAGCTTGGCTCGGATACCATCTCGTTATTCGTAAACTTTGGCGCTCTTACGGCATTTCTGCTGCTGCACGTGACCGTCATCGGCTATTTCTTTATCAAGAAGCGCGACGGGCGTTGGGTGGCGCATCTGTTGGTGCCGCTTATCGGCATTGCGGTTATCGGCTACACCTGGTGGAGTCTTGATGTACCGGCAAAGGTGCTTGGACTGGTGTGGATGGCGGTGGGAATTTGCTACTACCTGGTGTTGCATTACGTGCTGAAACGAGACGTAAAGCTGGGCGGATAG
- a CDS encoding 2-oxoacid:acceptor oxidoreductase family protein, whose product MSRTMNAVLAGFGGQGILFAGKIIAIAGLIENREVSWLPSYGPEMRGGTANCSVCLADEPIGSPLVLEPDTLVVMNQPSLDKFEGSVKQGGIVVADSTLIQNIPDIPGVKVCAVPATQLAEEHGYKALANVILVGKLFAETRFCSDDTIKAAVEKCVPASKKAKLPANLSALELGMNA is encoded by the coding sequence ATGAGTCGCACCATGAATGCTGTGCTTGCTGGATTTGGCGGCCAAGGCATCCTGTTCGCGGGCAAGATTATCGCCATCGCAGGACTCATCGAGAACCGCGAAGTGTCGTGGCTTCCTTCGTATGGTCCTGAAATGCGTGGTGGTACTGCCAACTGCAGTGTATGTTTGGCAGACGAGCCTATCGGAAGCCCGCTGGTACTTGAACCCGATACGCTCGTCGTGATGAATCAGCCCTCGCTCGACAAGTTTGAAGGCAGCGTGAAGCAAGGCGGTATTGTTGTCGCCGACTCCACGCTCATTCAGAACATCCCCGACATCCCGGGCGTAAAGGTGTGCGCCGTTCCTGCCACGCAACTTGCAGAGGAGCATGGGTACAAGGCACTCGCGAACGTCATTTTGGTGGGAAAGTTGTTTGCGGAGACAAGGTTTTGTTCTGACGACACCATCAAGGCGGCCGTCGAGAAGTGCGTGCCTGCCTCGAAAAAGGCTAAACTACCTGCAAACTTGTCAGCTCTCGAGTTGGGGATGAATGCATAG
- a CDS encoding AMP-binding protein, producing MNHILSKYCPRIDFDSYEDFYQNFQINVPEAFNFGFDVVDEWARVEPDKRALVWCDDHDNERTFTFTDLSRLSNQAANAFRKLGIGKGDVVMLILRRCWEYWVCAVALCKLGATIIPASLQLTKKDIEYRANSAQVKMMVCVADDYVCSQTELALPESPSIKNRVIVAGEREGWQSFDELIADESDEFERPTGEAGVTSKDIMLIYFTSGTTGMAKAVCHNFAHPLGHIITAKYWQQVEENTLHMSVTDSGWAKFGWGKIYGQWIAGATIFAYDMDKFVPTKLLQKIQDYKLTTFCAPPTMYRFMLQEDVSAYDLSSVHNFATAGEPLNAEVTIAWKRLTGKNIREGFGQTEGPVLLATFPWIEPRPGSMGKPSPLLNIRLLDDDGNEVPDGEEGAICVTGLKEAYPPGLFVGYYQEPERTREAVGGEYYNLHDMAWRDSDGYCFFVGRNDDVIKCSGYRIGPFEVESALIEHPAVVECAVTAAPDPIRGKVVKATVVLAKGWEPSDELVRELQNHVKKTTAPYKYPRIVEFTDELPKTIGGKIKRKLIRNNDGIED from the coding sequence ATGAACCATATCCTGAGCAAGTATTGTCCTCGCATCGACTTCGACTCCTATGAGGACTTCTACCAGAACTTCCAGATCAACGTGCCTGAAGCGTTTAACTTTGGCTTCGATGTGGTGGACGAATGGGCCCGTGTCGAACCCGATAAACGGGCGTTGGTGTGGTGTGACGACCATGACAATGAACGCACGTTCACCTTTACCGACCTTTCTCGTCTGTCGAATCAAGCGGCCAATGCCTTCCGTAAGCTCGGCATCGGCAAGGGCGATGTCGTCATGCTTATTCTGCGTCGTTGTTGGGAATATTGGGTGTGCGCGGTGGCGCTCTGCAAACTGGGGGCCACCATCATTCCTGCATCGCTGCAACTTACGAAGAAGGATATCGAGTACCGCGCCAATTCCGCGCAGGTGAAAATGATGGTCTGTGTGGCCGACGACTATGTGTGCAGCCAGACCGAACTTGCCTTGCCCGAGTCACCCTCCATCAAAAACCGCGTTATTGTGGCGGGGGAGCGCGAGGGTTGGCAATCTTTCGACGAGCTTATCGCTGACGAGTCTGACGAGTTTGAGCGCCCGACGGGCGAGGCGGGGGTCACCTCGAAAGACATCATGCTCATCTACTTTACGTCCGGCACCACCGGCATGGCGAAAGCCGTGTGTCACAATTTCGCACATCCTTTGGGACATATCATCACCGCGAAGTATTGGCAGCAGGTGGAAGAAAATACGCTCCATATGTCGGTGACCGATAGCGGCTGGGCGAAATTTGGCTGGGGCAAGATCTACGGTCAATGGATTGCCGGTGCGACCATCTTTGCCTACGACATGGACAAGTTCGTGCCGACGAAGCTTTTGCAAAAGATCCAAGACTACAAGCTGACCACGTTCTGTGCGCCACCTACGATGTATCGCTTTATGCTGCAGGAGGATGTGAGCGCCTATGACCTGTCGAGTGTGCATAACTTTGCGACGGCAGGCGAGCCGCTGAATGCCGAGGTCACCATTGCATGGAAGCGTCTGACTGGGAAGAACATTCGGGAAGGTTTTGGCCAGACCGAAGGTCCCGTTCTGTTGGCCACGTTCCCCTGGATCGAACCGCGACCAGGATCAATGGGTAAGCCGTCTCCGTTGCTCAATATCAGACTTTTGGATGACGACGGCAATGAAGTACCCGACGGCGAAGAGGGCGCCATCTGCGTGACCGGCCTCAAGGAAGCGTATCCGCCGGGTCTGTTCGTGGGTTACTATCAGGAGCCCGAGCGCACGCGCGAGGCTGTGGGCGGGGAGTATTACAACCTGCATGACATGGCGTGGCGCGACTCGGACGGTTACTGCTTCTTCGTTGGCCGCAACGACGATGTTATCAAGTGCTCGGGTTATCGCATTGGGCCTTTCGAAGTGGAAAGCGCGCTCATAGAACATCCCGCCGTGGTGGAATGCGCGGTTACGGCTGCGCCCGACCCCATCCGCGGCAAGGTGGTTAAGGCCACCGTCGTGCTGGCGAAGGGCTGGGAGCCCTCCGACGAACTCGTGCGCGAACTGCAGAACCACGTGAAGAAGACGACGGCGCCCTACAAGTATCCGCGCATCGTCGAGTTTACCGACGAGCTTCCCAAGACCATCGGCGGCAAAATCAAGCGCAAGCTCATCCGCAATAACGACGGCATAGAAGATTAA
- the amrA gene encoding AmmeMemoRadiSam system protein A, with product MSIVAAYVVPHPPLIVPSVGRGEEAGIQDTIDAYREVARRIARHAPDTIVVVSPHAPLYRDCFHISTGDGARGDMGQFGAWETSMNVVYDGGFATSVTACSRKHEVPVCGSGMRDGALDHATFVPLWFVNEVYEGYRLVRIGLSGLSKEAHRVIGRCVAEAASDLNRRTVFIASGDLSHKLKADGPYGFAPEGPVFDHALVDLLDAGDLEGLFTFDDAFLEAAAECGLGSFQIMAGALEGLPCTHELLSYEGPFGVGYAVAAFEVKGAQGDGAVDAKVDRRIDERAAADEFANEAAVDPYVALARESVEGYVRTGSLIARPSSLPPELTDERAGVFVSLHKGGELRGCIGTIAPTTGCVADEIIRNGVAAASEDPRFMPVRADELDELSYSVDVLFTPMPISSADELDPQRYGVIVTKGMRRGLLLPNLEGVDTVADQVAIAKRKAGIDPADTDVELERFEVVRHDRGGEARRG from the coding sequence ATGAGCATCGTTGCTGCGTACGTCGTTCCTCATCCGCCGCTTATTGTGCCCAGTGTTGGTCGAGGTGAAGAAGCGGGTATTCAAGACACCATCGATGCGTATCGAGAGGTGGCGCGGCGTATCGCCCGCCATGCGCCAGACACGATCGTGGTTGTCTCTCCGCATGCACCACTGTATCGGGACTGTTTCCATATTTCCACCGGAGATGGTGCCCGCGGCGATATGGGCCAGTTCGGAGCTTGGGAAACGTCGATGAATGTGGTCTATGACGGAGGGTTTGCAACAAGCGTGACGGCGTGCTCACGCAAGCATGAGGTGCCGGTGTGCGGCAGCGGAATGCGCGATGGCGCGTTGGATCATGCAACGTTTGTGCCTTTGTGGTTTGTCAACGAGGTGTATGAGGGATATCGGCTTGTGCGTATCGGCTTGTCGGGGCTTTCGAAAGAAGCGCATCGCGTGATCGGGCGTTGCGTGGCCGAGGCTGCTTCCGACCTCAATCGACGTACGGTATTCATCGCGAGCGGCGACTTGTCGCACAAGTTGAAGGCCGATGGTCCTTACGGCTTTGCCCCTGAAGGCCCGGTGTTCGATCATGCGCTTGTCGATCTTTTAGACGCGGGCGATCTTGAGGGGTTGTTCACCTTCGATGACGCTTTTTTGGAAGCGGCTGCCGAATGCGGTCTTGGCTCCTTCCAAATTATGGCAGGCGCGCTTGAAGGTCTGCCCTGTACGCACGAACTTTTGAGCTATGAAGGTCCCTTCGGAGTGGGTTATGCCGTGGCGGCCTTTGAAGTGAAGGGTGCGCAAGGCGACGGCGCGGTCGATGCCAAGGTTGACCGACGTATTGATGAACGCGCTGCCGCTGACGAGTTTGCAAATGAAGCGGCGGTGGACCCTTACGTTGCACTGGCGCGGGAAAGCGTTGAGGGATACGTGCGCACAGGAAGCCTGATCGCGCGGCCGTCTTCGCTGCCGCCGGAACTCACCGACGAGCGTGCGGGTGTGTTCGTGTCGCTGCATAAGGGTGGCGAGCTGCGCGGCTGTATTGGCACCATTGCGCCGACGACCGGCTGCGTGGCTGATGAAATTATTCGTAATGGCGTGGCGGCAGCAAGCGAGGATCCGCGGTTTATGCCGGTGCGCGCGGATGAACTTGACGAGCTTTCGTATTCAGTCGATGTGCTGTTCACACCTATGCCCATTTCGTCTGCCGACGAACTCGATCCGCAGCGCTATGGCGTCATCGTTACCAAGGGTATGCGTCGCGGTCTTCTGCTGCCGAATCTTGAAGGTGTCGATACGGTTGCTGATCAGGTGGCTATCGCCAAGCGAAAAGCGGGCATCGATCCCGCAGACACCGATGTTGAGCTTGAGCGTTTCGAAGTGGTGCGGCACGACCGAGGAGGGGAGGCGCGCCGTGGCTGA
- a CDS encoding 3-methyl-2-oxobutanoate dehydrogenase subunit VorB, whose translation MAEKVLMKGNEVMAESAIRAGCRFFFGYPITPQTELAAYMSKRMPKVDGTYLQAESEIAAINMVYGAACAGARVMTSSSSPGISLKGEGISYMAGCDLPGVIVNVQRGGPGLGGIQPSQSDYWQATRATGHGDFQIMVYAPSTVQEMADYAFLAFDKADEYRIPVMILADGMLGQMMEPVVLPEAKGQLPEKPWATNGHKNKRPHNIMDSLYLTADELEVLNIERFERYKAILRDEQRAELFMTDDADIVLVAFGASARIARSAVVAAREKGIKAGLIRPITLWPFPVDVFEQVIPHTKQFLSVEMNMGQMVDDVRLVSAGRVPVDFFGRTGGIIPTPVEVLAKIEELQGKVGA comes from the coding sequence ATGGCAGAAAAAGTGCTGATGAAAGGCAATGAAGTTATGGCAGAAAGCGCCATTCGCGCAGGATGCCGTTTCTTCTTTGGCTATCCCATAACGCCGCAGACCGAACTGGCTGCCTACATGTCCAAACGCATGCCGAAGGTGGATGGGACGTATCTACAGGCGGAGAGCGAAATTGCCGCCATCAATATGGTGTACGGAGCCGCGTGTGCCGGAGCGCGCGTGATGACGTCTTCATCCTCGCCGGGCATTTCGCTGAAAGGCGAGGGAATTTCGTACATGGCGGGCTGTGATTTGCCGGGCGTTATCGTGAACGTTCAGCGCGGCGGCCCGGGCCTTGGCGGCATTCAGCCTTCACAGTCGGACTACTGGCAGGCGACGCGCGCCACCGGGCACGGTGATTTCCAAATTATGGTGTATGCGCCTTCGACGGTGCAGGAGATGGCGGATTACGCGTTTCTTGCATTTGACAAAGCCGATGAATATCGCATTCCGGTCATGATTTTGGCTGACGGCATGCTTGGTCAGATGATGGAACCGGTTGTTTTGCCCGAGGCGAAGGGGCAGTTGCCGGAAAAGCCCTGGGCCACCAATGGTCACAAGAACAAGCGGCCGCATAATATTATGGACTCGCTTTATTTGACGGCTGACGAACTGGAAGTGCTTAACATTGAGCGTTTCGAGCGCTACAAGGCAATTCTGCGTGACGAACAGCGTGCCGAGCTCTTCATGACCGACGATGCGGATATCGTGCTTGTGGCGTTTGGTGCTTCGGCTCGTATTGCGCGCAGTGCCGTGGTGGCTGCTCGCGAGAAGGGCATCAAAGCGGGACTCATTCGTCCCATCACGCTCTGGCCTTTCCCGGTAGATGTGTTTGAACAGGTCATTCCTCATACGAAGCAGTTCCTTTCGGTTGAGATGAACATGGGGCAGATGGTGGATGATGTGCGTCTGGTGTCGGCGGGTCGCGTGCCGGTTGACTTCTTCGGCCGTACGGGAGGCATCATTCCCACGCCTGTGGAAGTGCTCGCCAAGATTGAAGAGTTGCAGGGAAAGGTGGGTGCATAA
- a CDS encoding thiamine pyrophosphate-dependent enzyme yields the protein MSAESKIVFQRPKALLPVVTNYCPGCPHGIVHRLVAETIDELGVEGDTIGIAPVGCAVTSPDFFACDMIEAAHGRAPAVATAVKRVLPKSVVFAYQGDGDLASIGMAETIHAATRGEHITVIFINNAIYGMTGGQMAPTSLPNQVTQTSPYGRDVSTAGYPIRVCELLSSLDGVAYLERVTVDCPKNVRKAKKAIKRAFQNQIDGVGYSLVEVVSTCPTNWGLTPQDSFDWMRENMLPYYPLGVYKDVVADGFANAAEAAAARNADCPVAHPQTEGGAR from the coding sequence ATGAGCGCCGAATCGAAAATTGTGTTTCAGCGCCCTAAAGCGCTCCTCCCTGTCGTCACGAATTACTGCCCGGGCTGTCCGCACGGTATCGTGCATCGACTTGTGGCAGAGACCATTGACGAGCTGGGCGTCGAAGGTGACACTATTGGTATTGCGCCGGTCGGTTGCGCGGTGACCTCTCCCGACTTTTTCGCATGCGATATGATCGAGGCCGCCCACGGACGTGCTCCTGCGGTGGCTACGGCGGTCAAGCGCGTGCTGCCAAAGAGCGTCGTATTCGCCTATCAGGGTGACGGCGACTTGGCTTCCATCGGCATGGCTGAGACCATTCATGCGGCCACACGCGGCGAGCATATTACCGTCATCTTCATCAACAACGCCATCTACGGCATGACAGGTGGCCAGATGGCGCCTACGAGTTTGCCCAACCAGGTGACGCAAACCTCGCCTTACGGGCGCGATGTGTCCACCGCCGGCTATCCTATTCGTGTGTGCGAACTCTTAAGCTCGCTCGACGGCGTGGCCTATCTGGAACGTGTGACGGTCGATTGTCCCAAAAACGTGCGCAAGGCAAAGAAAGCCATCAAACGTGCATTTCAGAATCAGATCGACGGCGTGGGGTATTCGCTGGTAGAGGTGGTGTCCACCTGTCCGACGAACTGGGGTCTGACACCGCAGGATTCATTTGATTGGATGCGCGAGAACATGTTGCCGTATTATCCGCTGGGCGTGTACAAAGATGTTGTCGCTGACGGGTTCGCCAATGCGGCGGAAGCGGCGGCAGCGCGCAATGCTGATTGCCCGGTGGCGCATCCGCAGACCGAAGGAGGTGCGCGATGA
- a CDS encoding 4Fe-4S binding protein — MARIEVDDHFCKGCGLCVDACPVHIIELDHQRITAKGYHPARCTDDEACTGCMSCALMCPDVAITVER, encoded by the coding sequence ATGGCCAGAATCGAAGTAGACGATCATTTCTGCAAAGGGTGCGGTCTGTGTGTCGACGCGTGCCCCGTGCATATAATCGAGCTTGATCACCAGCGTATTACGGCGAAGGGATATCATCCGGCGCGGTGCACCGATGACGAGGCGTGTACGGGCTGTATGTCGTGCGCGCTCATGTGTCCCGACGTGGCAATAACGGTTGAGAGGTAG
- a CDS encoding aldo/keto reductase → MAELQSARDRIELRNGYGIPCVGFGTWKMPEGDIGREAIHQALHDGYRHIDTAAAYGNEETVGQALATSGINREELFVTTKVWNDHRGYDATLKAFEESRTKLHLDYVDLYLIHWPAAQGAEDEWQRTNAETWRALEALYLDGKVRAIGVSNFKPHHLEPLMDTAEILPMVNQIELHPGHNQRETREFCNRHNIVVEAWSPLGRGSLLNNQLLIDIAASYGCTTAQLCLRWCLQRSAIPLPKSTDAGRISQNARVFWFNITDEDLQRIDELDPLAFSGLDPDTIDF, encoded by the coding sequence ATGGCAGAGCTCCAAAGCGCGAGAGATCGCATTGAACTGCGCAACGGTTACGGCATTCCCTGTGTGGGATTTGGTACATGGAAAATGCCCGAGGGTGACATAGGTCGCGAAGCTATCCATCAGGCGCTTCATGACGGGTATCGACATATTGATACGGCGGCAGCGTACGGCAATGAGGAAACGGTAGGCCAAGCGCTTGCTACAAGCGGTATTAACCGCGAAGAGCTCTTCGTCACCACCAAGGTGTGGAACGATCATCGCGGTTACGACGCAACGCTCAAGGCTTTTGAAGAGTCTCGCACGAAGCTGCATTTGGACTATGTGGATCTGTATCTTATTCACTGGCCAGCGGCGCAGGGAGCCGAAGATGAATGGCAGCGTACGAATGCTGAGACCTGGCGGGCGCTTGAGGCGCTTTATCTTGATGGGAAAGTACGCGCCATCGGTGTGAGTAATTTCAAACCCCACCATTTGGAACCTCTTATGGACACCGCAGAGATCCTTCCCATGGTGAATCAGATTGAGCTTCATCCCGGTCATAATCAGCGAGAAACGCGCGAGTTCTGCAACCGTCATAACATCGTGGTTGAAGCGTGGTCGCCGCTCGGTCGTGGAAGTCTGCTTAACAACCAGCTGCTTATCGACATTGCGGCGAGCTACGGGTGCACCACCGCTCAGCTGTGTCTGCGCTGGTGTCTGCAGCGTAGCGCCATTCCGCTACCGAAATCGACCGATGCAGGCCGTATATCTCAAAATGCCCGTGTTTTCTGGTTCAACATCACCGACGAGGACCTACAACGCATCGACGAGCTGGATCCCCTCGCTTTCAGCGGCCTCGATCCCGACACCATTGATTTTTAG
- a CDS encoding serine/threonine-protein kinase produces MLKESPHETTERVYFKGVNGSELGPFVRKRIDRTSGIGSAYISVCEAQRAGRRFVYLPRIIDCYDVGDTLVVVMEYVGGETLADVVYRCDPSLALACDVFPRLCDAVAELHEGFDPPLIHRDLKPSNIMLSRDSMTIIDFGITRVFKEDSEEDTRHFGTRAYAPPEQFGYGQTDVRSDVYALGMLLYFCLTEKTPDAKARRTGFADPQIPETLRRIIVRATAFDPADRYASVSELKQAFEGASGMDSAAKTMSVFTSEPATVSIPTSSTPLPYTGETPFVPTLKRKRLAERIPIGVGILWDVVLVLTFVLFVWAAASLSITPTPGSSLSEVSFLYRVIGYSTVVICIFAPGLFALRDRRPLRRLFPRLPELKRSTEVLFAIGGIIVCIVVFVLLGVAGI; encoded by the coding sequence GTGCTCAAAGAAAGCCCTCATGAAACAACCGAGCGCGTGTATTTCAAAGGTGTTAACGGTTCAGAACTGGGACCGTTTGTACGAAAGCGCATCGATCGAACATCCGGAATAGGGTCAGCCTACATAAGTGTTTGTGAGGCTCAGCGCGCGGGCCGTCGCTTTGTTTATCTTCCTCGTATCATCGATTGCTATGATGTGGGCGACACGTTGGTGGTCGTAATGGAATATGTAGGTGGAGAAACTCTTGCGGATGTGGTGTACCGATGCGATCCTTCACTTGCCCTTGCCTGTGATGTCTTTCCTCGACTATGCGACGCGGTGGCGGAGCTCCATGAGGGGTTTGATCCACCGCTCATTCATCGCGATCTTAAACCGTCGAATATTATGTTATCGCGCGATAGCATGACCATCATCGATTTCGGTATTACGCGGGTATTCAAGGAGGACTCCGAAGAGGATACGCGGCATTTTGGCACACGAGCTTATGCACCGCCAGAACAGTTTGGTTACGGACAAACTGACGTGCGCTCAGATGTGTACGCATTGGGGATGCTTCTCTACTTCTGTCTAACGGAGAAGACACCTGACGCCAAAGCCCGTCGTACGGGTTTTGCCGATCCGCAAATACCCGAGACGCTGCGGAGGATCATTGTGCGAGCGACAGCGTTTGATCCCGCCGATCGATACGCCAGCGTCTCTGAACTCAAACAAGCTTTTGAAGGTGCTTCCGGGATGGACAGCGCGGCAAAGACAATGTCGGTTTTTACGTCTGAGCCCGCGACAGTTTCGATACCAACTTCATCAACGCCGTTGCCTTACACAGGGGAAACACCTTTCGTTCCAACTCTTAAAAGAAAGCGGCTTGCCGAACGCATACCGATAGGAGTTGGCATCCTATGGGATGTCGTTCTCGTGCTCACGTTCGTGCTGTTTGTATGGGCGGCAGCATCCCTATCTATAACTCCCACACCCGGCTCCTCTTTATCTGAGGTCTCGTTTCTTTATCGCGTCATAGGGTATAGCACCGTTGTGATATGTATCTTTGCTCCTGGGCTGTTTGCGCTGCGCGACCGTCGCCCGTTGCGCCGTTTGTTTCCTCGTCTCCCCGAGTTAAAGCGCAGTACAGAGGTGCTTTTCGCGATAGGCGGGATCATTGTGTGTATTGTGGTGTTTGTTCTTTTGGGTGTTGCGGGTATCTGA
- a CDS encoding Ltp family lipoprotein: MSTEEGKPKSKAGGRKPFYKAWWFWAIVIVVVIGAGAMAAPKQEEKAAEPSGSTQTENVSTSNTDTPSEKVEETPAEPEVPAEYKSALKKAQTYSDTMYMSKAGLFNQLTSEYGEKFSTEAAQYAIDNVSADWNANALAKAKQYQDQMAMSPEAIRDQLTSEYGEQFTQEEADYAIANL, translated from the coding sequence ATGAGCACTGAAGAGGGTAAACCAAAATCTAAAGCAGGGGGACGAAAACCGTTCTATAAGGCCTGGTGGTTTTGGGCAATTGTGATAGTGGTCGTGATTGGTGCTGGAGCGATGGCTGCGCCTAAACAAGAAGAAAAAGCTGCCGAGCCGTCTGGCTCTACGCAAACAGAAAATGTATCTACGTCAAATACGGATACACCATCTGAAAAAGTTGAAGAAACTCCCGCAGAGCCTGAAGTACCTGCAGAATATAAGTCAGCCTTAAAGAAGGCTCAGACCTACAGTGACACTATGTATATGTCAAAAGCTGGTCTTTTTAATCAGCTCACATCGGAGTATGGCGAAAAGTTCTCTACAGAAGCAGCGCAATACGCCATTGATAATGTAAGTGCCGACTGGAACGCAAATGCTTTAGCAAAGGCGAAGCAGTATCAGGATCAGATGGCAATGTCGCCGGAAGCCATCCGTGACCAACTGACCTCCGAATATGGTGAACAATTTACTCAAGAAGAAGCGGATTATGCTATCGCAAACTTGTAA